The Candidatus Binatia bacterium genome contains the following window.
GGCGGCTCGCACCGATGGGGTACCGGTCGTTTGCCTGCGTGTGTTTTCGATCTACGGCGCATGGGAGTCTGGACATCGACTCGTACCGATCGCCATACGAGCGGCCCAAAACGATCTGACGATGCGAATCACTCGGTCGGGCTTCCGTCGCGACCTGATTCATATCGATGACGTCTTGCGTGCCATTGTCTTGGCGGCGGAGACCCACGGGGGCCTCGGTGAGGCAATCAACATTGGTACCGGCAGGCAGACCTCGAACGAAAAGGTAATCGAAGCGGTCGAAGCGGTGACTGATCGCAAGATCCGCATTCAGCCCGGAGAGTATCCGGCGAGCCCCTCGGACACCGGGCACTGGTCTGCCGACATTTCGAAGGCAGAGCAGCTGTTGGGGTGGCGACCCGAAGTCTCTTTGGCCGAGGGACTGCGCAGGACCGCAATCTGGTTCAGGAACAACGAACATCTCTACCGGGAAACATCCGATGGAACCCATCCTTGAGCGAAGCGATACGGCGCTCGACCTGAGCGTCATCCTTCCGGTCTACCGCAACGCCTTTACCTTGCGGGAGATCCATGAGCGCATCGCTGGTGTGTGCCTCCCCAAAGGCGTCCGCTATGAGATCCTCTACGTGAATGATGCCTGCCCCGAGGGCTCCGGTTCCGTGCTCTCGGAGCTGGAGCGGGGATACCCCGAGATTCGCGTGGTATCTCTGGCGCAAAATGGCGGGCAGCAGCGGGCGATTCTCGCCGGCCTCAAGCAATGTCGGGGCAATCGGGCAGTGGTGATGGATGCGGACCTGCAGGACCCGCCCGAGGCGATTCCTGCACTACTTAACCACCTCGGCGACGGGGTTTCGGCCGTCTTTGCGGGTCGACAGGGGCGCTATGAATCCCCTGCGCGCCTGATGACATCGCGCGTTTTCAAGACGCTCCTCCACCTGCTGTGCGGCGCACCGAAGGATGCTGGGGCATTCGTGCTGATGGACCGGCGCATGATCGATCGTGTGCTCGCCATGGACGCATCGAGCCCGTTTCTCGTGGCGATGATCGCATGCTCCGGACTTCCAGTGCGCTCCATCCCCGTGGAGCGTGCGGAGCGACCCGATGGTCAATCCGCCTATGTCGGAGGCATGCGACTCCAAGTAGCGCTCTCAGCTCTGTGGTGGGTACTTCGCTGGCGAACAGGCTTTGTCCGCACGGAGCCCGACCACCTCAGCTGAAGCTGCCGACCGGCCCATCCACTGTCCAAGCTGCAGGGGCAGGTATCGACACTTCAAAATGAAAATTGGCTCACAGGCTGTTTTTGTGGTCCCCCGGCGAAGCAGAAAGGAGATCTGCACCGAACGACGACGGCCATTTCAGGATCGGTTCCCCCTGACGCCCCCGGATTGCCTCACGAAACAGAACCGGCATCCCGACCAAGGCAACCAAACCTGAGGTCACCCATGCACGAATCCAGCCTTCATATGTGAGGGATGACGGTTCCGCGAGGACATAGAAGCTGAGCAGGAGCACGGCCGGGCTTTGCGCGAGCAGGTAGGCCCAAGCCTGAAGGCCCGTGCGGTGCACGTCGCCGGCCACGACGAGCAACTTGCGGGAACCGGTCGTCTCCGCACTGCCGCGGGGACGGAAGATCCAGGGGTTCCCGGGCTCGATTGCGTGGAGGAACCTCAGAGCACGATCGCGGGCGCCTCCACGAGAACAACAAACCTCCATCGAAGCAGGCGGCGACAGGAGTAACAGATACGAAGCTGCGCCGGCCCAAAGAAAGATCTGGTAGTCGAACCCGGTCCAGGCGAGAATTCCGCAGTGCAGGCTCAAGCCGAGCATTGCGGCCACCGCGTAGCGCCCCCGCAGGATGGCCGCGGCAACTCCCAGCTCAAGAAAGATGGTGACGATTCCGAGTAGCCATGGGACGTGAACCTCCCAGCCAAGCTGGACCAGAAGCGTCTGGGCGGGACTTTTCTGGGCAAGCGGGTAGTTGGAGAGGAAAGAACCATTCCACCAGGAGGCGGCCAGCGCCTTGTTGAACCCGGCGCCCAGATACAGGATCACGATCTGGAGTTTCAGAAAGAGCGCCCCTCGCTCGGAGCGGTAAAGGGCAAGCAAGAAGAGCAGGCACGCCAAAAAGAGCTTGGTGTGAGCAAAGAGTGCCATATTGTCGATGTCCACAACGAGTTGGACGAGCCCGAGCAGGAAGCATCCGAAGCGCAAGCCCACGTTGAAGACGATGCAGGCTGCCGAGAGCAACACGGCGACCTGCATGACGTCGAAATAGACGGCATCGGGAACCTCCAACAGGAATTCGAAGAGCGGAACCCCCCTACGTGGTCGAACCAGATATCCCTTCAAAAACGCAACCAAGAGCAGGATCTTGGCAACGATAACTGCATGGCGAGGCAGCACCGGGTGCGAGACTTCCAGCGGATTGAAGCGTCGGATCAATCTTCCGTCTCCCACCGCCAGGTCCGGAACGGCCCGCCGTCGGTCGAGATCGTCGCTGTGACTCTCATATCGGAAGACCTTTCGCGTTCGTCCCGTATGCGAAGGACTGCGATGAGGTCTTCCGCAGGTTCGTACCGCCGACCGCCTGACCGCAATCCGTAGCGCTCGAAGATTTCGCGCGGAGTCAGTTGCCGACCATCCTTTTCGACACGCAGGCGGTATTGGATGATCGTATCGTGAGGCGCCCAACTCCAGAACGATTCGCGACTGAAACGGCCTTCGACGATTCCTGCCAATTGCGCACTGACCAAAAGCGCCGCAAGAATTTCGCCCAGAGGCCAAGTCTTTCGTGTCACGCCTCCGGGTATAGCCACCCATGCCCTTCCCGCCAAGGGCGAGATACGTCCCCGGTGGCAGAGTGGGGATGGACGAATACAGCGCCATCGAGACAAAAAGGGCCTTCATGCTCTCTGAGCGCCGCTAGCGGCCTGCTGACCATGGGGGCTGACGCGGCGTTCGTGCGTCTGCAAACCAAAGCAGACTTTGAGGGAACTCCTCGAATGAAACTAGCCACCTGTCTGCTGCTATCATGTTCTTTGCCGCTTCCTGCGGCGACTCGGACCCCAGCGAACGGGAGCTGATCTTTGTCCAGACATCAGACGGAGCGATACTCTCCGACTCCACGTTGATCCTCACGGGCATAAACCCGCAGACCGGCTGGTTTACCGATCGCCCCTATCGCGAGGCAGGGCAGATCCCGACCGAGGAGTTTCTGACGCTTTGGAATGCAGGCGAAAACTCGTTTGCCGACGAACCGCCGAACACCGACTTCACTTGTATGATCGATGGCGGAGTCCTGAATTACGTTATCGAGCTGACTCAGCCTTCATGCAATAGCGTAGATCGAACGTTCCGATACGAGGTTCGGCAAATCGACATAGCATCGAGAGCTTTGATACTTCCACTGATCCGAGCTGCGGCGTGGGTGTGGTGGTCTAGGGGGTTTTGCGCGGGTCGGCCAGGCCATAGCGGGTCGTCCCGTCGGGGTCGCTTGCACAGATCTCGTAGCCTCTGGCGACGCGGGGCGTATCGGCGGCAAAGGCTACGGCCACCTTGTTGGTCGCGTTGCGGGCGATATCCAGCACCAATTCGACCCGTGCTGCCGGCTCGAAGTACCTATGGACTCCCTCGATTGTTTCGGGCCGGAGTCGGCCAGGCCGTGCCAGAATTTCGTCGACCAACGCAAGAGCGGCTTTCTGCATGGGGTCCGCTGCGGTCAAGTTGCCGCTCATGGCGTCGTCGAGCAGAGGGTCGGGCGCGCCGGCCTCGAGCGCCGGCAAGTAGCGGATCGATTGGCAGAGACGGCATTGGTGATAGCCCGCTCCGCGCAGGCGGATCATCTCGGTCAGAACGGGGTCCAGTGCCTCCAGTTGCGGTACCGCGGCGATCCACTGGCTGAATGCGTCGTCGAGAGCGGGGGCCGCTCCGAGCGACCGGTCCCGTTGCGGCTCTTCGCTTGTGCCGAAAATGGCATCGAGCGCGAACCGGACTCTCGGGACGATGTCGGCAACGTAGAAAATCTGCACCAGAGCGATCGAGCCATTGCCGAATGTGCTGAGGAACTCCTGCCGTTGTTCGTCATGGATCCGGGTGACGTCAAAGCTCATCTGCTCGGCAAATCGTAGGCCGGTTGCGGTGGCCGCGTCCTCGGCGAACTCCTCTGCAGGGGCATATGGAACGGGCGCTAGGTTGTGTCCGGCTGCGATCCGACGCACGGCTTCGGCTGCCAGCGGCAACTGTCCTGCTTTCTGCGCGGCATCCCAGATCGCGTTTTCCAGTTGGTCGAGTGCCGCGGCTGCCTCCGGGGCGAACCTCGACAGAGCTTCTCTGCCGTGCATGTTCGTCAGTTCCTTTCGCAAACGATGGGCATTGTTCGCCGCTGTGGCATCCGGCCGGCACTTGGCTGGGCAGGCGCTCAGTCGCTTATGACAGCAGCCGGCGTGGGCTTTGGCGATGCTTCCGTTCCGACCGCCGGCGTGGGTGACGGTTTCGGCAGCTCCCAGGCCTCGGTGGTCTGCAGCTCCCAGCCGCCGCCAAGGGCGCGGTAGAGTTGGGCTATGACGGTGAGTTGCTGGGTGCGGGTGCGGGCCAGATTGATCTGCGCGGGGAAGAGTTCTTGTTGCGCGTCGATCACTTCGAAATAGTTGGCAAGCCCGATTTCGTAGCGCAGGAAAGAGAGATCGACGGCATTCTCAAGCGCTCGAACGCTTCTTTCTCGTTCTTCGCGCTGCGCGCGGAGACTGTATTGGATGGTGAGGAGGTTGGAGACCTCGGCAAAGGCTTCCAGAACAGCCTGCTCGAAGACGGCGACCTCTACCTCCCACGCGGCCACCTGTGCCTGATACTGGCGATAGTTCAAGCCGCCCGTAAAGATCGGACCGGATAGCGCGGCCGCGATATTCCAGACGCCAGGGGTGCCATTGAGCATATCGGAGAGGTCCGTGGACGCAGATCCGTAGAGGCTGGAGAGTCCGATTCGTGGAAAGAAGTTGGCAACCGAAACGCCCACAGACGCATTCGCCGAGATCATGCGATCCTCGGCCTGCTTGAGATCCGGACGTCGTTGCAGCAGCTCCGACGGGATCCCGGCGGGTATTTCGGGGACCGTCTTCTGATCGGCGAGTGGTTTCCCTCGGGTGATTTCCGCCGGGTTTTGGCCGAGCAGGACGTTGAGGACATTTTCGGCCACGACGATCTGGGCATCGAGACTGGGCACCAGGCTGGCGACATCTGCAAGCGCGGCCTCGGCTCGTGCGACCGCGAGTTCGGAGCCGACGCCACCTTCATATCGCTGCTGGAACAGGTCGAGGGATTTCTGGAAGGCGAGGACCGTCTCTTCGGCAATGGCTTTCTCGCGGTCCAGCTTGAGGAGTTGGAAATAAGCTTCCGCCACCCCGCTGACCAGCGAGAGCAGTATGCCTCGCTGGGCCTCCTCGGCAGCCCAGAATTGTGCCTCGGCCGCCTCGGAAGAACGTCGGATCCGGCCCCAGAGGTCGATTTCCCAGGCGAGGTTGAAAGCACCGGTAAACAAATTGTAGGTCTGCGGTTGGCCCCCGGGACGGAAGGGCGCTCTTTGGCGGGAGAAATCCCCCGAGTAGCCAACTTGCGGCAGCAATTGGGATCGTGCCACACCGATGAAGGCCCGGGACTGCTCGACGCGTGCGGCCGCGGCTCGGAGGTTGAGATTCTCGCGGATCGCCCGGTTGACCAGTTTCTGAAGTTCCGGGTCCTCGAAGACTTTCCACCAGGGGAGGTCGGCGAGCGAAGCTCCCTTTTCCACCGGCACATCGACGCGAAAGCTCTCGGGTTCGTGGATGTCGGGCGCCTTGTAATCGGGTCCGACAGGACAGCCAACACAGAGCAGCGCGATGGCGAGGGCGATCAAGCGGTTCATGGCTTTGCCTCCCCACCGCTGGACGGCAGGCCTTGGTTCCTTGCCTCACGACGCTCCCGCCAGGATTCGACGACATAAAACGACACCGGCACAAGGAAGATGCCGATCAGGCTCGAGGCGAGCATCCCGCTCATCACCGCGGTGCCCAGTATATGACGAGCTTCCGCGCCTGATCCGGTGGCCAGCACCAGTGGCATGACGCCTAGAATGAAGGAGAAAGCGGTCATCATGATCGGCCGCAGCCGCAGCCGTGCTCCGTCGAGTGCGGCCTTTTCGACGGTCTCTCCGGCTGCGAGTTTATCCCGCGCGAATTCCACGATGAGGATTGCGTTTTTGGCGGACATCCCGACCAGCAGGACCAATCCAATCTGGGCATAGACGTCATTCACAAGCATGCGTGCCAGCAATCCGACGAAGGCGCCGAAAATTGCGATCGGTGTCGCCAACAGCACGCTGATCGGAAGAGCCCAGCTTTCGTAGAGGGCGGCGAGAATCAGGAAAACCGCAAGCAGCGAGAGTCCAAAGACCACAACTGGCGAGACCCCTTCGGCCGCGACCTTCTCCTGATAGGACATGCCCATATAGCCGTAGCCCATGGTGGGCGGCATGGACTGCTCGAAGACCTCTTCGAAAGCCGCCATGCCTTGTCCGGAGCTATACCAGGGCCAGAGCATTCCGTTGATCTGTGCGGCGCGATGCCCGTTGAAGCGAAGTGTGAACTCCGGACCGAAGCTGCGTTCCATGGTGACAAAGGTCTCCAGAGGAACCATTTCGGCGTTGGAATTCCGCACGTAGAAGTTGCTGATATCGCTCGGCTTGGTCCGGTACTCGCCCTCGGCTTGCAGGTAGACCTGCCATGTTCGCCCAAAGCGGTTGAAATAGTTCACAAACGAGCCACCCATGAAGGCCTGAAGCGTCTGGTAGACATCCTTGAGTGCGACACCCTGCTTCAGCACCTTGTCTCGGTCGACCCTTGCGAAATACTGCGGCGTATCGGGTATGAAGGTCGTGGAGACCCGGAAGAATTCTGGTCTCTTCTCAAGTTCCTTGATGAACTTGTCCGTATTGGCGGCAAGTTCCTCGACACTTCCACCGGCGATATCTTCGAGAACGAATGTCACACCGCCCGACGTGCCAATGCCGGGAATGGCCGGAGGGGAGAAGGAAACGACCTTGGCCTCGGGGATTTTGCGCGCGAATTGCTGGTTGAGCTTGCGCGCGATTACCTTTGCCTCGAGTCCCTTCGGATCGCGGACGTCCCATGGCTCCAGCGTGATAAACAAGAACGCGGAGTAGGTGGTGTTCACCTGACTGAGCATGCTGAAGCCGACAATGGTGTTGTAGCCCTCGATCCCATCGGTCTCGGCAAGGATTTTCTCGACCAGTTGGCTGACTTCGTCGGTCCGCTCCATGGAAGCTGCGTCCGGCAGTTGAATATTCGCAAAGAGATAACCCTGATCTTCTTCCGGCACGAATCCCGTGGGAAGCCGCGATCCGAGGAAGAGACCGATCCCGCCGAGAATGGCGAGAAAGAGCATCGCGAACTTGGCTTTGTGAATGAGAAATTCGGACCACGAAACGTAGCCATCGGTCGCACGATCGAAGGTTTTATTGAACCACGCGAAAAACCGCCCGGCTGGGCCTCGCATCGGCTTGCGGGGGCGGAGCAACATCGCGGAGAGGGCCGGGCTGAGGGTAAGTGCGTTAAAGGAGGAAATCAGCACGGAGACGGCGATGGTCACCGCGAATTGCTGGTAGAGCCTGCCGGTAATACCCGGAATGAAAGCGGTCGGAACGAAAACAGCAATCAGGATCAATGTCGTGCCGACGATGGGTGCCGTGACTTCCGACATTGCCTTGAGCGTGGCGTCGCGTGGCTCGAGACCACCTTCGATATTCTTTTCGACAGCTTCGACCACGACGATGGCATCGTCCACGACGATGCCGATCGCGAGCACAAGTCCCAACAGAGATAGAGTGTTGATCGTAAAGCCGAGCAGCGGGAAAATTGCGAAAGTACCGACAAGGGCCACCGGAACTGCCAGCAATGGAATCAGTGTCGCTCGCCAGCCCTGGAGAAAGATGAAGACAACGAAAATGACCAGCGCCAGCGCCTCAACCAGCGTGATGACAATTTCCTTCATCCCCTCGCGAACGGCCTGGGTTGTATCGAGAGAGATCTTGTAGTCCAGATCGGCCGGGAAGCGCGTCTTCAATTGCTCCATGAGCGCGGTTGCCTGATCCATGGTGTCAATCGCATTCGAACCGGGGTCCTGATAAATCGCCACGATGGCCGCCGGCTTTCCGTCAAGCCGCCCGATCACGGAGTAGTTCTGGGCGCCGAGTTGAATTCGCGCGACATCCTTCAGGGTGACGAGCGATCCGTCCGGATTCGCGCGGATGATGACATCGCCGAATTCTTCAGGCGTCTTCAACCGGCCTTGGGCACGAACCGTATAGGTGAATTGCTGCCCGGCAGGAATGGGTTCGGCACCGATCTGCCCCGCGGGGTTCACGGCATTCTGCTGTTGCAGAGCGTCCATGATCTCGGGGATGGTGATTTTCATCTGGGCGAGTTTGTCGGGCTCGACCCAAAAGCGCATTGCGTATTGCCCGGAACCGAAGATGTTCACCTGGCCGACGCCCGAGACCCGGGTCATCGGGTCGTTGATATTGATGTAGGCGTAGTTGGCGAGGAATTCGGCGTCGTAGGTTTCGTTCGGCGAATAGACCGAGAAAAGCGCCAGAGGGCTGGTCGTGGACTTCTTGATGGTGACGCCAAGTTCCTTGACCTGCGTCGGGAGTTGAGACTCCGCCTGCTGGTAACGCATCTGGGTCAGGATCTGGTCGGTGTTGGCGTCGGTGCCAACCTCGAAGTTTACACGCAGGGTACCGATGCCATTGCTCGCATTGGTCGAGTACATATAGAGCATGCCGTCGACGCCGCTCATCTGCTGTTCGATCGGCGTGGAAACGGCTTCCTCGACGGTCAGCGCGTCGGCCCCGACGTAGGTTGCGGTGAGCTGGATTTCGGGCGGCGCAATATCCGGGAATTGAGCGATCGGAAGACCGGCCAGCGAAACGACCCCGAGGAGCGTCATCAAGATCGAAATCACCATCGAAACGATGGGTCGATCGATGAAAAAACGCGACATGACTCAGTTCCCGCCGTTGGCAGAGGAGGTTGGCGTTGCCGCGCTGCTCGGAGCGGGCGCCGGCTTCGAGACGACTTTGGAGCCATCTCGAATATCCTGCAGTCCTTCGACGACAACGGTCTCGCCCGGTTTTATACCTTTCTCGATGATCCATAACGTCTTGTAGGTCGGGCCTACCTCGACGGTGCGCATCTCGATGGTATCGCCGCCTTTGACCACGGCGACCTGGAACGTGCCCTGCATATCCTTCAGCGCTCGTTGGGGCACAACCGTGGCCCCCTTGAGCAGGTCGATCCTGACGCGGACACGAGCGTATTGCCCTGGTCGCAGCAATCCGTCCGGATTCGGGAAGCCTGTCTCGACGAGAATGGTGCCGGTTTCCGGATTGATGTCACGGCCGAGGGCCAGAAATTTACCGGGGTGTTTGTAGGTTGTGGCGTCAGTCAGAATCAGAGTGGCCGGGCTGGCGTCGCGCGACGGGTTGTCGATAAGGCTGCGTTTGAGGCGAAGGTATTGCTGTTCGCTGATTGGAAAAGCGACCTTGATCGGATCGATCGTGGAGACCGTGGTCAATAAATCCGGGGGGCCGACGAGGTCGCCGATCTGGGCTACGGCAATGCCGGCAAGCCCGCGAATCGGTGCCTTGATTTTCGACCAGTCGAGGTTGAGCCTGGCTTTTTCGAGGGCCGCGGCGGCTGATTGGACCGAGGCGCGATTCGCGAGCTCAGTCTGCACGGCGTCGTCGAGTTCTTTCTGGCTGACAGCCCCTCGCTTCGCGAGCGGCCGGAAACGAGCTACATTAAGGTCGCTCCGCTTGAGCGTGGCCTTGGCCCGATCGAGAGCGCCCTCCTTGTTTTTCACGTCGGCCTGAAACTGACGGGGGTCGATTTCGAACATGAGCTCGCCGGAGGCAACCTCGGCGCCGTTCTCGTAGTTTTGCTTGAGCAGGTATCCCTGAACCTTCGGGCGAATCTGCGCATTGACGTAACCTTCGGTGGTGCCAACCCATTCCCCGTAAATCGGGATATCCATCTGGGTGCTCTGTGCGGTCAGAACTTCCGGCGTGGGGGCCTTGGGGAGCTCCGGCTTGCCGCAACCCATAGCCACAATCGCCAGAAGCGCGACCAGTCCGGGAGCTCTTCTTCGGGCTCCTGCGATGGTCCCTCGGGTGGCGTCCGTGGAGGCTTTCATGGCCTGAGGGTACCTCGTTCGAAGGTTGGTCTGCACGGTTCTCACAAAGGTTCCTTTCGGGTGAAGCTCGCTGGGTCGCAAAATAGGAATCCTAGCGAACCTTCGGGAGGGTCGCTAGCGGAAAAGGCCTTGTCGGGGGTTGGCGAGAGCCCCTTTCGTGGCATGTTTCCGCACGGAGACGCCTGTCGGCAGCGAAGCCGAGAATCACTGCTGCCGAGGGCGGGCAGGGCGGTGCCTCGGTAGCGGCTCGAGGTCGCTGATATTGGCGAGCTAGTCGACTTCGACTACGAAATAACTGATCGAGCCCTGGCCCATTTCGTTTTCCGTGGTGACGCCGCCGGTGATCGAGCAGCCGTCACAGGAACCGTCGCCGGCACCCGGAGACGTATCGCAGATCGCATCATCGCCGCTTTGGTTGCGCGCCCCGTCGTCACAATTGATCGAGTAGTCGGCTCCCTCGTTCACGCAGGCATAGGGTTCGCACGTCCCGGGGCCCTGGCTGCCGGGGCCACCGATGCCGTAGGAGATCCGCGAGGCTCGGGTGATGGTTTCCGGGTCCGGTTCCCCATCGGGACCGACACCATTGTTGTAGGTGACGCAGAATTCGAGTGTACGGTCGGCTTCGTCCTCGGCGTCGAACTCCAGCGGTTCCTCAAAAAAGTACTGAGGTGGATCGTTATAGACCAGATTTTCGTAAATGACTGTCTCGCCGTCGGGCATGGTCCACCAGGAGCGCTCTCCGCGCTGGTGGGTGTGCGAGCTGAAGCTTGTCACACGCGCCCCACGCGGCAGCGTCCGGCTCCAGCACATCGTTTTTTTCGTATAGGCCTTGGCGCCCTCGGACATCAATTGGCCGATAGCGAAGCCGCCTGGCACCGATGTGCCTCGGGACGGATAGATCCGGTCTTCGGCGAAACGGTAGTTCATCCGGGCGTTCATCTCGGTGTCCTCGTTGGTCAGATTGAAGGCATGAGAATTCCAGCACACGGTCATCTCGCAGGGGGCCTGTTGGTAGACTCCGGGATAGAGGCGCGTCCGGGACTGTGGCTGTTGGGTGCCGGCGAAGCTGCTCGTGTTGGTTCCGTTGCCCGGGCCGTAGCCGATGCAGGCTGTTGTGGCTTCGATCGGCGTCTGACAGACGCCGTCGCCGCAGTCGTTGCCGCGCGGATTGCAGATTTCGCCCGCCGAGTCGCCGCCGGTGCAGGTCCAATTGCTGAAGGCTTCGGGGTCGTCATCGCCGCCCCTCAGAGTCGTGACCGCGGCGTTAATCAGCAGATGATGGCTGTTGGTGTTCTGCCGAATTTCGCGGAAATCGTAGTAGAAGAATTTTCCGTCGGGTGATTTGTATTCGTCGGGAATCTGTTCGCAGAAATTCTCGAAGCTGCAAAAGCAGATTTCCAGCTCGGTGGATTTGGGCAAGTTGTAGCTGGGCATGACCAGCTGGACCCCGGTGCCGTCTTCCGGTTCTTCCAGTGGAAGGATCTGCATGGGCTCGGGCTCGGGGAAGCAACCGGCAACGCGCTCGGCTGTGCCCTCGATCGTGCCGTCTTCGGGGGCTCCGGATTGAATCCAGAAACGAAGCAGCTCGCGGGCCTCCTCGCTGACGGGGCCGGTCAGCGGCATGGCGCTTCCTCCACTCAGGATGATGGAATCGTCGGTCCAGGCGGCGATCTTTCGCCAGAGCTGGCTTTCGTCCCGACTACCTGCCCGGACGAGAAGGAAGTCCGAGCTGAGCGAGGGTTGCTGGAAAATCGCCTCATGAGAATTGCCTGCAGAAAGATCCAGACCGCCGGAGGGATTGTCGGGGCCATGACATCCCACGCACTCGGGGGT
Protein-coding sequences here:
- a CDS encoding multidrug efflux RND transporter permease subunit; translation: MSRFFIDRPIVSMVISILMTLLGVVSLAGLPIAQFPDIAPPEIQLTATYVGADALTVEEAVSTPIEQQMSGVDGMLYMYSTNASNGIGTLRVNFEVGTDANTDQILTQMRYQQAESQLPTQVKELGVTIKKSTTSPLALFSVYSPNETYDAEFLANYAYININDPMTRVSGVGQVNIFGSGQYAMRFWVEPDKLAQMKITIPEIMDALQQQNAVNPAGQIGAEPIPAGQQFTYTVRAQGRLKTPEEFGDVIIRANPDGSLVTLKDVARIQLGAQNYSVIGRLDGKPAAIVAIYQDPGSNAIDTMDQATALMEQLKTRFPADLDYKISLDTTQAVREGMKEIVITLVEALALVIFVVFIFLQGWRATLIPLLAVPVALVGTFAIFPLLGFTINTLSLLGLVLAIGIVVDDAIVVVEAVEKNIEGGLEPRDATLKAMSEVTAPIVGTTLILIAVFVPTAFIPGITGRLYQQFAVTIAVSVLISSFNALTLSPALSAMLLRPRKPMRGPAGRFFAWFNKTFDRATDGYVSWSEFLIHKAKFAMLFLAILGGIGLFLGSRLPTGFVPEEDQGYLFANIQLPDAASMERTDEVSQLVEKILAETDGIEGYNTIVGFSMLSQVNTTYSAFLFITLEPWDVRDPKGLEAKVIARKLNQQFARKIPEAKVVSFSPPAIPGIGTSGGVTFVLEDIAGGSVEELAANTDKFIKELEKRPEFFRVSTTFIPDTPQYFARVDRDKVLKQGVALKDVYQTLQAFMGGSFVNYFNRFGRTWQVYLQAEGEYRTKPSDISNFYVRNSNAEMVPLETFVTMERSFGPEFTLRFNGHRAAQINGMLWPWYSSGQGMAAFEEVFEQSMPPTMGYGYMGMSYQEKVAAEGVSPVVVFGLSLLAVFLILAALYESWALPISVLLATPIAIFGAFVGLLARMLVNDVYAQIGLVLLVGMSAKNAILIVEFARDKLAAGETVEKAALDGARLRLRPIMMTAFSFILGVMPLVLATGSGAEARHILGTAVMSGMLASSLIGIFLVPVSFYVVESWRERREARNQGLPSSGGEAKP
- a CDS encoding efflux transporter outer membrane subunit; translation: MNRLIALAIALLCVGCPVGPDYKAPDIHEPESFRVDVPVEKGASLADLPWWKVFEDPELQKLVNRAIRENLNLRAAAARVEQSRAFIGVARSQLLPQVGYSGDFSRQRAPFRPGGQPQTYNLFTGAFNLAWEIDLWGRIRRSSEAAEAQFWAAEEAQRGILLSLVSGVAEAYFQLLKLDREKAIAEETVLAFQKSLDLFQQRYEGGVGSELAVARAEAALADVASLVPSLDAQIVVAENVLNVLLGQNPAEITRGKPLADQKTVPEIPAGIPSELLQRRPDLKQAEDRMISANASVGVSVANFFPRIGLSSLYGSASTDLSDMLNGTPGVWNIAAALSGPIFTGGLNYRQYQAQVAAWEVEVAVFEQAVLEAFAEVSNLLTIQYSLRAQREERERSVRALENAVDLSFLRYEIGLANYFEVIDAQQELFPAQINLARTRTQQLTVIAQLYRALGGGWELQTTEAWELPKPSPTPAVGTEASPKPTPAAVISD
- a CDS encoding glycosyltransferase family 2 protein; protein product: MEPILERSDTALDLSVILPVYRNAFTLREIHERIAGVCLPKGVRYEILYVNDACPEGSGSVLSELERGYPEIRVVSLAQNGGQQRAILAGLKQCRGNRAVVMDADLQDPPEAIPALLNHLGDGVSAVFAGRQGRYESPARLMTSRVFKTLLHLLCGAPKDAGAFVLMDRRMIDRVLAMDASSPFLVAMIACSGLPVRSIPVERAERPDGQSAYVGGMRLQVALSALWWVLRWRTGFVRTEPDHLS
- a CDS encoding NAD(P)-dependent oxidoreductase, with the protein product SSSLEYGPQSHPLTESSPLEPITFRGMTKAAATLACLQAARTDGVPVVCLRVFSIYGAWESGHRLVPIAIRAAQNDLTMRITRSGFRRDLIHIDDVLRAIVLAAETHGGLGEAINIGTGRQTSNEKVIEAVEAVTDRKIRIQPGEYPASPSDTGHWSADISKAEQLLGWRPEVSLAEGLRRTAIWFRNNEHLYRETSDGTHP
- a CDS encoding carboxymuconolactone decarboxylase family protein encodes the protein MHGREALSRFAPEAAAALDQLENAIWDAAQKAGQLPLAAEAVRRIAAGHNLAPVPYAPAEEFAEDAATATGLRFAEQMSFDVTRIHDEQRQEFLSTFGNGSIALVQIFYVADIVPRVRFALDAIFGTSEEPQRDRSLGAAPALDDAFSQWIAAVPQLEALDPVLTEMIRLRGAGYHQCRLCQSIRYLPALEAGAPDPLLDDAMSGNLTAADPMQKAALALVDEILARPGRLRPETIEGVHRYFEPAARVELVLDIARNATNKVAVAFAADTPRVARGYEICASDPDGTTRYGLADPRKTP
- a CDS encoding efflux RND transporter periplasmic adaptor subunit, with the translated sequence MKASTDATRGTIAGARRRAPGLVALLAIVAMGCGKPELPKAPTPEVLTAQSTQMDIPIYGEWVGTTEGYVNAQIRPKVQGYLLKQNYENGAEVASGELMFEIDPRQFQADVKNKEGALDRAKATLKRSDLNVARFRPLAKRGAVSQKELDDAVQTELANRASVQSAAAALEKARLNLDWSKIKAPIRGLAGIAVAQIGDLVGPPDLLTTVSTIDPIKVAFPISEQQYLRLKRSLIDNPSRDASPATLILTDATTYKHPGKFLALGRDINPETGTILVETGFPNPDGLLRPGQYARVRVRIDLLKGATVVPQRALKDMQGTFQVAVVKGGDTIEMRTVEVGPTYKTLWIIEKGIKPGETVVVEGLQDIRDGSKVVSKPAPAPSSAATPTSSANGGN